A segment of the Pseudoliparis swirei isolate HS2019 ecotype Mariana Trench chromosome 4, NWPU_hadal_v1, whole genome shotgun sequence genome:
TGCACCGAGTCGCCTCGTTAAGCACCGGCGCCACTCGGACCGCGTTCTACCCGGGAACCTCGAGCTAACGGCCTccattgccttttttttttctttacgaATTTTGTTATGTTGGTGGCTTAACACAAGCTTTAGCTTTTAGCTCTGTGCCAGACAATGTGCTGCTTTACAATATCTAACTTATCTGAATTACACAGGtttatgaaaaaaatacatttgtcaTCATTCTTGGACTGTCCCCGAATCGCCCTCCATAGTTTCTATGGAAATGTGTATGTTCTGTCACAGGAATAATGCTTTGCAGCATTTTATTGACGGTAATTAGTTTGACGGTTTTCATCAAAGGGTTAATGCTGTGGAAGTTTAGAGATGTAGAAACTGAAGCATGTGCAGAACACTGTGCCCACGTGGAACGAGCTCTACTCGTCTTCATCGGGTCCAAACCGTCCACGGATCAGTTACCTGTGTTAATAATGACTTTACTATCTCCATAGCGTCTTCCTGCTCACTGGCACATGGTTTATAGTTGCTTTAAACTTAACTACGTAGAAGCCTTATCAGTTACAGTGCTTTACTTTCTCTTTGTAGGGGGTGCATGCAGATGTTTTCCCAGCACATGTGTGTTTGAGCTAAATATGAGTTTGTTGCCTGTAGAGTTGATGGTTGCCTTGAGTCATTGTTGAAGCTACACTACAAATGTTCTTAATAAACTGTGTGTGTACAATGTCACATTTATTTTCCGTCACACATTAAGACATATGGCAAATggcctccttttttctctccaatcaTCCATGTATCTTCCAActgatgtgacatcatgtgagtATGCTTTGTGTTTTGAATGTATCCGTTATAAAATATTTACTGTGAAATTAACATCTGTTCCATAATGATCAACCTGAAGAAGAGAAAGCGTCGTCACGTAATCCGAGGTCAATTGAACCTAACATTGCTGCTAGATGTATTTTCCTCGGTGGGACAGCAACCTGCTCAACTGGCTGCTTCCAACAGATGTGTTGGTGAGAGGATGTTTAACACATTCTGTTCACCTGGACTAAACTTCTAAACGGAGATAAATAACATTTCATGTGGGTGTGCAGCTTCTATGTCCGGTGCCTTTTATGATGGAACGACACGACTCTTTATGTATTTCATTGTTTCTGCTTGCTACATTgacatagatagagagatagatatgtactttattaatccacaaggggaaatttgtcgtaacagtagcagcaccaataaactaaacacacaagaataaaatataaaaaacagggatgaaagataaagatgtatacaaagtaaaatatcaaataaaatatatatgtatctatacaacatatatgcatacacaatacacaatacaatactaatgacaaattaaattaaatataaaaatattaaatatagacagtgtgcaaaatgcaaagtgtgtgtatatgtgtagtgtaaatgaaaatgaagtatgtgtgtagtgtaagtaaatgaaatgtgtgaagtgcagatcaacatgttACTGAATATAGACATCCTGAATCCTGGCTTGGATATAGCAACTCTTCACATATCGGTTTTAAGGAACTATTTCCTTCTACATGCACGTTCAGGTAAGACTCAGGTTTTGTCTTGCTAGGTTTAGGCAGCAGCTTTAATTATAGAACAAGCTCAACAACAGGTAGTATAATGTAACAAGATCATCCTAAAGTaaacaaagaaatgtaacaAGATCACAGTTGTAAATAATGTTAGATGGCCTTTGGAGACCAACATGACAACCGGTATTCAGGCTCCCGGCTTAATGCTGCTCTGATAGCGCGGTACATTAGAGAACCCTCACAATCGACGGGAAACGGTTGGATACAATTACGTTTGAGCGAGCAGGCGCAGCACGGTTTGGCAACGGTGTATGCCGTTCTCACGTCGAGTCCCAGGCTGCAATGCAACATGTACGATCTGTCAGATCTGGAGCCCGGGGCGGAGGTTTAAATTGGTGAAAGTGTGAGGCAGGCGCACTGCCGTGCTTCTTATGAGGTGCACCGTTGCTAGGTAACTAGAGCAGCTGGAAAAGCACTTGTTGGAACTGGTCAGAAAGAAACGAAGGTGCAAAAGGACACGATCGCTTCACATTTAATGATCTGTTCGCTGATGGTTAGTATGTTCTGAAACATGCCAGTCTGAACACCAAACTAAAGAAATGAACTCTTTACAGggctcgtacggtcatggaaaacctggaagtcatggcattttagaagggttatttccaggcatggaaaagtgcttgaaaaaaattaaatcctgaaggttttggaaaagtcatggacatttgttatattcacatgttcatttatgctgagtttgaaataattaaatgtgttttaaaagaaagacgcacaCAATTTAAACGGGCATACTAGTGGCaacattatttaaatttaattatttCTAGATATGaatttgtattcttttaatcaaactattctctcattcatttgtgccATTTTaaggtatactgtatgctttggaattctcatttgaATGCTAAAttgtctcactttttcatgtatactcTGAAATTtcacatgtttggtcatggaaatttggtttaaagtcctgtaaatccatcggtcaacttGTGTATGAACCCAGTCTTTAACCGTTAGTTACTCCCATGTCTCATGCCTTGATTTATTCCTCCAACTAATGGATACATTGTAAAAATGTGGTGAGTCTcgtgatataaaaaaaacaaaggtaaAACAGGTTGTTTTTACTCTCCAATCATTTGAACTTCTCAGGTTCAACGGACTACAAACACACAGTCTTGCTCGGGTACAAATGGCCGCCCGATGCCGTGCCGGAGAGGAGGGCCTGCGTGAGGCCCCTGGCCCCCTGGTAGCTCGTGCGGTGCACTGTGTCAGGTTTGGAAGACATCGGTACTTGATACCTCTCGGGTATAGAAACACTCAGAGCGGAGAACAAGTGGGGGTTGCGCGGACACGTCCAGTTCCTGGAGGTCAGGACTGCAGAGCACGTGGGCAGCGCTGGGTTGGCAATGTGCTCCACTCTCGATCCTCTGGTCCCGCTCTTCGCATCGAAGAGGAAATGTTTTACCTCTGCGGTTTCACCTCCTTGAGCCTTATTGCCGCAGCAGAGCTGTCCACCGGCTTTCTGGGAAATCAGGGATGACGGAATAATTGGTGGTAAAAAGGTGAAGTTTTGAATGGGAACCACCTGAGTGGCTCTGTTGGCCGAGTATCTTGAGGGGAGATGGTGAGGCTGCAAAGGCGTCTCTCGAAGAAGCGGTCCTTCCCTCTCTGGCTTTTCTCTGAGTGGAGGTTTCGACGTGGTTTTCTGCACTGAATTGACGAAGGGCCATTCTGAACCGTCTTTCTGCAGAGCTGCCTCAGATCCCGTGTGCTGGTTCAGTGGGATGTATTTCTTCCCGTGGTTCTGCAGGCCCACACGAGACTCACAGCGGGggtctgccgccacgctgggcGAGCGGTCGGCGTCGGGGAGTGTTCGGTCAGTGGGGGAGGCCGGCTTTGATTTCCTGTCCCCCTTCTGAGCCAAAAGTATACAGCTCAGTGGAGAAGCTCTGGCCCAACCATGAACCTGTTTTCAAAACAAATATGATGGAAAATGCATCCAAATAATTACTTATTGAGTCGGATCGATGTTTAAACTAACTTATAATTATGCTAATATTGGTTGGTCAGACCAATATCAAGGAAAAATAAGTTACGGATGGAAATATAATGAATCAGACATTTCAGCAGATATGTTTTACATGCgttcttattttttaaatgattttaccATTGACTCCAAACTGTGATGGAAGAGAATGAACATGTATTGTTATACAACCTACTTCCCTTCATCAGATTAAGGCACGGTTTGCTGTAATAAGATATGTATTCACTTACAGCGTCCTCCCAACCAGAGTAACAGTGATACTCGTGTGGCTCAAGCTCTTTCATGAAGTCCTCCTCACTAATATCCAGCAGGACTTCAACAAGCCTCCTCTCTGGTGTCTGCTCCCAAACGGCTTCCTCCTGTGTTGACAGCTCTTCTGGGTCATCCACAGCTGTGTCATCCACTTCGTTTAATGTCGCCATCATGCAGTTAGCTTCATGAAGAAGAGGATAACAAATAATATACCACATCAAACTGTAAGACATGTACATTGTTAAGTCACatgttgttttaaaatgttaGAAACCTCCAATATGTTACTCACCAGAGGAAATTATCATTTGAAATGGGTTTGGTTAATATTCTCCACATCTGAACCCACCATTCACAAATAACGACCCATCGTGGTGAGTTGTCTTTCCCCAAAGCGAAGTGGAGAAGAAAGCCTTCGCAGACTGCAACGCCGTCGCCACAGCAACCCGAGTAGAGGCTGCAACGGGAAGATGTGACGTAGAGAAAAGAGGGCGGGCCAAATGCGCTGCTGCTCCAACTGACTTATTACATCTCTGtagttatggaggacttaaaatgacttaagtataaataaataaataaatgaatgcatgaataaatacaagaataaataaataaataaataaataaataaataaataaataaataaaaaaaataaataaataaatacaggaatgaataaatataagttataaatcaacaagacatcattaaataaatatatttctgcatttctgtatttcttcatttatttatttctctatttatgtgtccacacgtatttcttcatttattcatgtgtgacatttacgtgtccgtatattcaaatgagctgggcggtccgaacctctgtctaaagcatgattggtcacaggagtgtgatgcacctggtgtgttgtgctctactacttctgcctggcacatgacgctgaagttgactcgctcagctcaccgttagcagaagttagcctagacagcttttttcAGCTAGCcgatcaattccaagaacactgagtacagacttgttcttttgagtctggtctttggagtctggtcttgggagtccagactctcgagggaggatggtctttctggtcttgtgacgtcaccacatcaactgttcttgcgcatgaatttcaattattcactgtaaaataatttacagtggagtagaatgtgttgcggtgttcactgttgtttatgtaggctacgaataaacgataataaatatacaacgtctcgtagctttcctgacacaggtcaatatgaagttatgaatcttaaccctcagtcaaattgacgtaacgttatcttttagtcaataataaactcgttgtgctctttagatcctcaaaaacctaattatatctcatgtttagccgctacgaaGACGTCAGatccagcggagcatttcaaaaagtcctgccgagatcaggcttctctcggcggccacacagcgcgctgagcgcccggagctcagtggtcccgcgagcaggacctcaaatctccgtcgcatatccttattcggctgaatctcgataaaccgaccacagatttgatgcttaaactactaacttctcggctgaaaacatccttaaattacattccgtgactcaacaacagtagtatttagaatgtacagacaagaatgcataataaacgctgttcgtctacagatccaagtgctagggatcgattgcttctgtcacataaatgtcacataaataaatgaagaaatacgtgtggacacatagagaaataaataaatgaagaaatacagaaatgtagaaatacatttatttaatgatgtcctgttgagttataacttatatttattaattgctgtatttatttctgtatttacacatttattcttgtatttatttatttatacatttatttaagaatttatttatacatttatttaagcatttattcatttattcttgtatttattcatgcattcatttatttatttatttatacttaagtcattttgagtcctccatatgtAGTAGGCTATGCAATACGTCTTAATTGACACGGTACCCCCTGTGGTGCACGTATCAGTAGAATATAATACAGTAGAATAGATTAGAGACTTCATTGGGTCGGATTGTTTTACCACATTATAGTCGATTTATTTCCTGGTGACAACATAGACCGAGGGTCGTGCCACAGTGTCAACCAGAGGAAGTTAACCGGTTTGTCTCGTTTGAAGGAGGAAACCATTTTGGTGTGTTCACTTCTGCACGTAGGCCACGGCTCCAGTGCGCGTCACTCGTCAGCTGTGAGAGGACAGTGCGCGTTCATCACGTGGACATGATAACCAGCGGTGGTCGCTGACGACGagacctttttttattatctctctttatttcatttttagacAATgtgatatctttttttttcacacagcGAAATTTAAAGCGATCGAGCCAGAGGAGCGAACAACGGCTCGGTGTATTGGTCCAGAGCTGCGCCGCGTCGGCCTCTGACGCAGCCGCAGCACCTATCCGCGAGGGAGACACTGGCACCTGACGACGCGCCGGTCTCCCCCATCACGACCACCACTTTGGCTCTGCAGTGCTGCAGTTCATGGAAGCTGAGCCTGTGCATCCAGTCGTGGTCATGCTGCCCCCGAAGACTTGCCTGCCGAGGAACTACAGCTGCATAGCCGGACTGTTCGGGAGCCTGGCGGCGGCGAACACGCGGCTTGACGATGGGGACGATTTTGATATGATTAACAGCACTTGTGAAATCACCGAGTGCCCCGTGGTGGAGGAGAGACCCCGGGGCAGAGAGATCTTCCTGAAGCCGCCACAGAGTCCAAATCTGCGTCGGAGGTGCAAGTCGCTGCCAACACCAACAGAGCGAACAAAGTTAGAGATATCCCGAACCAGAAGTCCAAACAGTCAGAAAAAGGTCCGGTTCGCCGACTCTCTGGGCCTGGAGCTCATTTCAGTGAAGCACTTCGATGATGCCGATGAGCCCGAGGTGCCGGAGCGCATATTGGCCAAACTACACAAAGGACACCTCCACCTGAATCATTTGGACACAACGTTCCCGCGAGCCCCAGCGCAGTCTGTCTTGATGGAGCTGCAGTTCACCAACCCGGGCACGGTGCCCGGCTTCGAGCAGAAAGTGAGGGAGGTGAAAGTCATGTTGGAGACAGTGAAGGTGGACGAATTCTGCCTCTCCGggtttgtgcgtgtgttgaATCTGGCTTTCGAAAAGAGTGTTTCTTTGCGCTATTCTCTGAACAACTGGATCACGTTCATGGACAGTCTGGCGTCCTATGTTCCTGACTCAAGTGCCGGTGGCACTGATAAGTTCTGTTTCAAGATAGTCATGCCCACTTACCTCGACGACGGAGGCACATTTCAGTTTGCAATTAAATACTGTGTCGGAGGGAAAGAGTTCTGGGACAATAATAAGGGGAATAACTACAAAGTGCGGCGCAACCCGTTCAAGATGTCCCCCCCGCGGGAATGGGAGAATGGATGGATTCACTTTATCTGAGCTTCGTGGTGCTTGTCATCTGCAGTCACACGCTCCGTGCGTAATTTGCGCGTTCATGATTCCCGGGTATctaatgtgtgtattttaattttctgaCATTGCCAGCTACACACAAAGCTGTGACAGTGAAAGTAATGTTGccatattaattcaaatatttGCACCGCTGTTGTAATATATTGAGGGTAGAAGATTGCAGTGGGTGCCATGGAGAGGGATCCTGTCGGATAATTTGCCTCGATGTCAGGGATACTCGGTAGAGCTTGGTGCCCATTGGGAGGGCACGGTTACGTTATGTAATGTAGAATCACGTGACATGGGAAACGTGCCGACCAATGACGACTTTGGGCATCGCTGTTCCTGTCAGGAGATGCTGTTCAATGATTTGGTGGGACGGAGATGTTTAATTTATCAGTTTGTTTTGCATGCGTGCAAATATATTGTCTTGAAGGGAAGCAAAGAACATCTATAGGCTGATATGGATCTCAAGGGAACCCAGTAAGTAGCATATTCATAATAGTCTCCTGCAGGCTGGGAGAAAAATACAGACATTGTCTTAATCAGTTGACGGACAGAAATATTTGGCaggttattttatatttaaaaagtaaataaatatgtaaataattcCCACTTGCCATTGCAATGCCTTATTTAAAGCCTTGATGTGGACGGTTGTGAGGTGAATATTTTGAATACAGTTTGTTCTTCATTAGGCTTGACTAGACTAAATGCATTTGATGGCTATCATCCtaaaagtttaaaaataaagcATACGCGCATTATGAATTAGTGT
Coding sequences within it:
- the LOC130192250 gene encoding uncharacterized protein LOC130192250, with the translated sequence MIISSANCMMATLNEVDDTAVDDPEELSTQEEAVWEQTPERRLVEVLLDISEEDFMKELEPHEYHCYSGWEDAVHGWARASPLSCILLAQKGDRKSKPASPTDRTLPDADRSPSVAADPRCESRVGLQNHGKKYIPLNQHTGSEAALQKDGSEWPFVNSVQKTTSKPPLREKPEREGPLLRETPLQPHHLPSRYSANRATQVVPIQNFTFLPPIIPSSLISQKAGGQLCCGNKAQGGETAEVKHFLFDAKSGTRGSRVEHIANPALPTCSAVLTSRNWTCPRNPHLFSALSVSIPERYQVPMSSKPDTVHRTSYQGARGLTQALLSGTASGGHLYPSKTVCL
- the LOC130192252 gene encoding protein phosphatase 1 regulatory subunit 3E, yielding MEAEPVHPVVVMLPPKTCLPRNYSCIAGLFGSLAAANTRLDDGDDFDMINSTCEITECPVVEERPRGREIFLKPPQSPNLRRRCKSLPTPTERTKLEISRTRSPNSQKKVRFADSLGLELISVKHFDDADEPEVPERILAKLHKGHLHLNHLDTTFPRAPAQSVLMELQFTNPGTVPGFEQKVREVKVMLETVKVDEFCLSGFVRVLNLAFEKSVSLRYSLNNWITFMDSLASYVPDSSAGGTDKFCFKIVMPTYLDDGGTFQFAIKYCVGGKEFWDNNKGNNYKVRRNPFKMSPPREWENGWIHFI